Proteins from a genomic interval of Sphingomonas sp. Y38-1Y:
- a CDS encoding TolC family protein — protein MTEASGSLSARREEIAVARAGYLPRVNAGVDSGYDSRIADSWRPRPTASVDQMLYDFGKVASAVAAARADTREGEAQLLLAIDDLVRQTAFAAIELQRAAALRTVAQAQLARIGEISRLVGDRSDVGAATRSDALQARARVESARATLSQIEASTQRWSAALAFLVGRDTPVPGVTDDAPAFLDTACIDASVRPEPVPAIMAAEARRDEAEANLRRSKADQYPTIAFGGNASTDLASFTSDRSIYSFGLRASSEVFGGGARRARARGAQLALGAAEASIAATRLETRQALAEAGTQVPLLTDLLQTLERRRTDMAETGKLYELQYLQMGTRTLVDLLNAEQELHQVGFEIVNTRHDLRRLEIDCLYNSGRLRTAFQLDERQITGRQFAGRMQ, from the coding sequence GTGACCGAGGCGTCGGGCTCGCTCAGCGCCCGCCGCGAGGAAATCGCGGTCGCCCGCGCGGGCTATCTGCCGCGCGTCAACGCCGGGGTCGACAGCGGCTATGACAGCCGCATCGCCGACAGCTGGCGCCCGCGCCCGACCGCGTCGGTCGACCAGATGCTCTATGATTTCGGCAAGGTGGCGAGCGCCGTCGCCGCCGCCCGCGCCGACACCCGGGAGGGTGAAGCGCAGCTGCTGCTCGCGATCGACGACCTCGTCCGCCAGACCGCCTTCGCCGCGATCGAGCTCCAGCGCGCCGCGGCACTCCGCACCGTCGCGCAAGCCCAGCTGGCGCGGATCGGCGAGATCAGCCGGCTGGTCGGCGACCGCAGCGACGTCGGCGCCGCGACCCGATCCGACGCGCTTCAGGCCCGTGCCCGTGTCGAGAGCGCCCGCGCCACGCTGTCGCAGATCGAGGCGTCGACGCAGCGTTGGTCGGCGGCGCTCGCCTTCCTCGTCGGGCGCGACACGCCCGTCCCGGGCGTCACCGACGACGCGCCCGCCTTCCTCGACACCGCCTGCATCGACGCGAGCGTCCGCCCCGAGCCGGTGCCTGCGATCATGGCCGCGGAGGCACGCCGCGACGAAGCGGAGGCCAATCTTCGCCGCAGCAAGGCGGACCAGTATCCGACCATCGCGTTCGGCGGCAACGCGTCGACCGACCTTGCCTCCTTCACCTCGGACCGCAGCATCTACAGCTTCGGGCTGCGCGCCTCGAGCGAGGTGTTCGGCGGCGGCGCGCGGCGCGCCCGCGCTCGCGGCGCGCAGCTGGCGCTCGGCGCGGCGGAGGCGTCGATCGCCGCGACCCGGCTGGAGACGCGGCAGGCGCTGGCGGAAGCCGGCACGCAGGTGCCGCTCCTCACCGACCTGCTCCAAACGCTGGAGCGACGGCGCACCGACATGGCGGAGACGGGCAAGCTCTACGAGCTCCAGTACCTCCAGATGGGCACGCGCACGCTCGTCGATCTTCTCAACGCCGAACAGGAGCTGCACCAGGTGGGGTTCGAGATCGTCAACACGCGCCACGATCTGCGCCGGCTCGAGATCGACTGCCTCTACAATAGCGGCCGGTTGCGCACCGCCTTCCAGCTCGATGAGCGACAGATCACCGGACGGCAGTTTGCGGGGAGGATGCAATGA
- a CDS encoding BapA/Bap/LapF family large adhesin — MAADGRSVTGTGEPGATLTIRDAAGAVIGTGIVAADGSYSVAIDPAQVNGEIVFATQTDAAGNASEPTPATAPDLTAPDAPVAILSPDGTVVTGTGEPNTTVQIRGPGGVLIGTGIVGADGNYTVTLTPAQTNGEAISVTLTDAAGNVSDPTPLTAPDTTAPDAPDVAIAPDGTALTGTGEPGATIIVRDATGNEIASGVVGADGTVNIPLAPPLADGEVVTAVQTDPAGNVSDPVRLVAPDITAPPAPEATVAPDGASISGTGVPGAIITITDADGNLIGRVRVGADGTFLAPLVPAQVNGEALSVVQSDAAGNASPPLALTAPDLTAPEAPTATIDDDGTTLTGTGEPGATIEVRAADGTIVGTGTVGADGSFTLTLTPAQADGGALSVTQADAAGNVSPPATVVTPDLTAPEAPVAAIDATGTIVSGTGEPGATITVRGPDGAVLGTAIVNAAGAYSVTLTTPQLDSQELSVVQSDAAGNESGATSVVAPDLTAPDAPVATVSADGALVTGTGEAGTTVRILDPVGQLIGTGTVNPDGSFSIAIAPAQVNGETLSVRLTDAAGNVSAPATPTAPDLVPNDSPDAPTATVSADGTAVSGTGEPNAAVIVRDPDGVTIGTGTVQADGSYTIVLDVPQLDGETLSVVQVRPGGAASPPAFADAPDLTAPEAPTAELVPSGEVVTGTGEPGATITVRAADGTVLGTATVNAAGNYAATLSSAQQNGETLTVIQTDGAGNASPPIPLVAPDVTAPAVPTLAIADDGATATGTGEPGATITIRDPAGVAIGTAIVAADGSYSAPLSPAQTNGEQLTATQADAAGNVSPEVSAPAPDLTAPDAPTAAVSPEGTLVAGTGEPGATITIRDAVGNVVATGTVGTDGRFAIPLDPPIVTGEALSVVQADAAGNASPPATAATPDLTPPEAPEATIAPDGASVSGTGEPGATVTIVDDNGVPLGSAIVAADGSFTVPLDPALADGETLIVRQQDAAGNLSPATSLTAADTTAPGAPTATIAEDGSVVTGTGEPGATVRIVDAAGTLVGTAVVGADGSYQATLDPAQRNGEQLSATQTDTAGNTSASIGLLAPDLTAPGAPVAEVSDDGTALTGTGEPGALVRVTDALGNLIATGIVGADGSFSIPLTPAQANGETLTVVQVDAGGNASPSTSVTAPDITAPAAPTADVSDDGTVATGRGEPGATVTVTDAAGNVIATAPVAADGSYSVPLAPPLLNGEIVTVVQTDVAGNDSPATSVTAPDETAPEAPVATITDDGTALTGTGEPGATVTVTDPAGNTVATGTVGADGSFTLPLQPPLANGETVTVVQTDAGGNASPTTSVTAPDITAPAAPSAEVADDGTAVTGTGEPGATVTVRDAEGNVIATAPVATDGSYSVPLVPPLLNGETVTVVQTDPAGNDSPGVDATAPDETAPAAPAAEISEDGGTITGTGEPGATVTVRAGDTVLGTATVAADGSYSVPLTPPQIDGQDLTVTQADAAGNVSPGTPVEAPDYNGPPAPTAEVSDDGALVTGTGTAGSTITVIDVDGTVLGTGPVAADGSFSIQLTPPQIEGDLLTVRQADSAGNQSPPVSVLSPDLTAPEAPTATVSDDGLTVTGTGEAGATIEVRAPDGSSLGTTTVLADGSYSVTLTTPQLASQVLTVDQTDPAGNTSPSVNATAPDLTAPEAPTATVSDDGLTVTGTGEAGATIEVRAADGSPLGTTTVLADGSYSVTLTTPQLDSQVLTVDQTDPAGNTSPSVNATAPDLTAPEAPIATVSPDGLTVTGTGEAGATIEVRAPDGSSLGMATVLANGTYTVTLTTPQLASQVLTVDQTDPAGNTSPSVTTTAPDLTAPEAPTATVSPDGLTVTGTGEAGATIEVRAPDGSPLGTTTVLADGSYSVTLTTPQLASQVLTVDQTDTAGNTSPSVNTTAPDLTAPEAPTATVSPDGLTVTGTGEAGATIEVRAPDGSPLGTTTVLADGSYSVTLTTPQLASQVLTVDQTDPAGNTSPSVTTTAPDLTAPEAPTATVSPDGLTVTGTGEAGATIEVRDPAGTVVATTVVLGDGSYSAALNPPQDNGGVLSVTQEDAAGNVSPEVDVPAPDITAPAAPTDLAVEADGTTLTGRGEAGASVEVTDASGDVIGIGTVNPDGSFSVELVPPQTGGDNLNVVLIDGAGNDSLPGIVSAPIDIDAFDNVNSVQLDVSPTSTPVELGAANYTVLLSLGLIDLSAQVLAVPTVNFSVATGHTLDASFTYDAVASIGVASNYRVVVQRLEGGQWVSLEGTPGGSLLELGVLAGDLNATADLGPGQYRAFVAFQGVAGLGLLGALEVSGIDNDFTRPIVDPETATGNVVTDPGPGGEVDIVGAATVVESVTVGGVTTAVAAGGTSVRGTYGTLTINPDGSYSYVPDASAAGIGRSDSFTYTLLDPTDNERESANLTINIGSDDVAAPVATNDQASVTASYDYLVTTPTAVAGVFFDTPGTLALPVTRSQTGTFTVAANDQSDVTISAIRGGNVALLPSYTITVRDAAGVEVGRVTGLAVVGPLSTGLSLTVPDLDPGTYSYTISSTNIAGTGYTTTSQISQTITNLDQFDFDSATTATGNILANDVDGGAFASLRIESGTGFTPVGNATVKVDGDYGRLFIDADGDYRYVVDADLAYAPGPRVDSFTYEIVQPGGQTATATLDITIASATPATAPALTAEFGILEEQGELETVLARYLDEQGTQEGQGLHPDAPAPEPAAIVHDPVDPFAYIDQQTYEEDRHHLGPV; from the coding sequence GTGGCCGCTGACGGTCGGAGCGTGACCGGCACCGGCGAGCCCGGCGCGACGCTCACGATCCGTGACGCGGCCGGCGCGGTGATCGGCACCGGCATCGTCGCTGCCGACGGCAGCTATTCGGTCGCGATCGACCCGGCGCAGGTGAATGGCGAGATCGTCTTCGCGACGCAGACCGATGCCGCCGGCAACGCTTCGGAGCCGACCCCGGCGACCGCGCCCGACCTGACCGCGCCCGACGCGCCCGTCGCGATCCTGTCGCCCGACGGCACGGTCGTCACTGGCACGGGTGAGCCCAACACGACCGTCCAGATCCGCGGCCCCGGCGGCGTGCTGATCGGCACCGGCATCGTCGGCGCCGACGGCAACTACACCGTCACGCTCACTCCCGCGCAGACCAATGGCGAGGCGATCTCGGTCACGCTGACCGACGCGGCCGGCAACGTGTCCGATCCCACGCCGCTGACCGCGCCCGATACAACCGCGCCCGATGCGCCCGACGTAGCGATCGCGCCCGACGGCACCGCGCTGACCGGCACGGGCGAGCCCGGCGCGACGATCATCGTCCGCGATGCCACGGGCAACGAGATCGCGAGCGGCGTCGTCGGCGCCGACGGCACCGTCAACATCCCGCTGGCGCCGCCGCTGGCCGATGGCGAGGTGGTGACCGCGGTCCAGACCGATCCCGCCGGCAACGTCTCCGATCCCGTTCGGCTCGTCGCGCCCGACATCACCGCCCCGCCCGCGCCGGAGGCGACGGTCGCCCCCGACGGCGCCTCGATCAGCGGCACCGGCGTGCCCGGCGCGATCATCACGATCACCGATGCGGACGGCAACCTGATTGGCCGCGTCCGCGTCGGCGCCGACGGCACCTTCCTGGCGCCGCTGGTCCCCGCGCAGGTGAATGGCGAGGCGCTGAGCGTCGTCCAGAGCGACGCCGCCGGCAACGCCTCACCGCCGCTGGCGCTGACGGCGCCCGATCTCACCGCCCCCGAGGCGCCGACCGCGACGATCGACGATGACGGCACCACGCTGACCGGCACCGGCGAACCCGGCGCCACGATCGAGGTTCGCGCCGCCGACGGCACGATCGTCGGCACCGGCACCGTGGGTGCGGACGGCAGCTTCACGCTGACGCTGACCCCCGCGCAGGCCGATGGCGGCGCGCTGTCGGTGACTCAGGCCGACGCGGCGGGCAATGTCTCGCCGCCCGCGACCGTCGTCACGCCGGACCTCACCGCGCCCGAAGCGCCGGTCGCCGCGATCGACGCCACCGGCACGATCGTCAGCGGCACCGGCGAGCCCGGCGCGACGATCACCGTCCGCGGACCCGATGGCGCCGTGCTCGGCACCGCCATCGTCAACGCCGCCGGCGCCTATAGCGTGACGCTCACCACGCCCCAGCTCGACAGCCAGGAACTGTCGGTGGTGCAGAGCGATGCCGCGGGCAACGAATCGGGCGCGACCTCGGTCGTCGCGCCCGACCTGACCGCGCCCGACGCGCCGGTCGCGACGGTGTCGGCCGACGGCGCGCTGGTGACCGGCACGGGCGAGGCGGGGACGACCGTCCGCATCCTCGATCCGGTCGGCCAGCTGATCGGCACCGGTACGGTGAATCCGGACGGCAGCTTCAGCATCGCGATCGCGCCTGCGCAGGTGAATGGCGAGACGCTGTCGGTGCGGCTGACCGACGCGGCGGGCAACGTCTCCGCCCCGGCGACGCCGACCGCGCCGGACCTCGTCCCCAACGACTCGCCCGACGCGCCGACCGCCACGGTCAGCGCCGATGGCACGGCGGTGAGCGGCACGGGTGAGCCCAATGCCGCGGTTATCGTCCGCGATCCCGATGGCGTGACGATCGGCACCGGCACCGTCCAGGCGGACGGCAGCTACACCATCGTCCTCGACGTGCCTCAGCTCGACGGCGAAACGCTGAGCGTCGTTCAGGTCCGCCCGGGCGGTGCGGCGTCGCCGCCGGCCTTTGCCGATGCGCCCGACCTGACCGCGCCCGAGGCGCCGACTGCGGAGCTCGTTCCCTCCGGCGAGGTCGTCACCGGCACCGGTGAGCCCGGTGCGACGATCACCGTGCGCGCCGCCGACGGCACCGTGCTCGGCACCGCGACGGTCAATGCCGCGGGCAATTATGCCGCGACGCTGAGCAGCGCGCAGCAGAATGGCGAGACGCTGACCGTCATCCAGACCGATGGCGCGGGCAACGCTTCCCCGCCAATCCCGCTGGTGGCGCCCGACGTGACCGCGCCCGCGGTCCCGACGCTGGCGATCGCCGACGACGGCGCGACCGCGACCGGCACCGGCGAGCCCGGCGCGACCATCACCATCCGCGATCCCGCGGGCGTGGCGATCGGCACCGCCATCGTCGCGGCGGACGGCAGCTACTCGGCGCCGCTCTCCCCCGCACAGACCAATGGCGAGCAGTTGACCGCGACGCAGGCGGATGCGGCCGGCAACGTCTCGCCGGAGGTAAGCGCCCCCGCGCCCGACCTCACCGCGCCCGACGCCCCCACCGCCGCGGTTTCGCCGGAGGGGACGCTGGTGGCCGGCACGGGCGAGCCCGGCGCCACCATCACCATCCGCGACGCGGTCGGCAACGTCGTCGCGACCGGCACCGTCGGCACCGATGGCCGCTTCGCCATCCCGCTCGATCCGCCGATCGTCACCGGCGAGGCGCTGAGTGTCGTCCAGGCGGATGCCGCGGGCAACGCCTCGCCGCCCGCCACCGCCGCGACGCCCGACCTGACGCCGCCCGAGGCGCCCGAAGCGACGATCGCGCCCGATGGCGCCAGCGTCAGCGGCACGGGTGAGCCCGGTGCGACCGTCACGATCGTCGACGACAATGGCGTGCCGCTCGGCAGCGCGATCGTCGCCGCGGACGGCAGCTTCACCGTCCCGCTCGACCCGGCGCTGGCGGATGGCGAGACGCTGATCGTTCGCCAGCAGGATGCGGCGGGTAACCTGTCCCCCGCCACCAGCCTGACCGCGGCGGACACCACCGCCCCCGGCGCGCCGACCGCGACGATCGCCGAGGATGGCAGCGTCGTCACCGGCACCGGCGAGCCCGGCGCGACGGTGCGCATCGTCGACGCCGCCGGTACGCTGGTCGGCACGGCGGTCGTCGGCGCCGATGGCAGCTATCAGGCGACGCTCGACCCCGCGCAGCGCAATGGCGAGCAGCTGAGCGCGACGCAGACCGATACCGCCGGCAACACCTCGGCCAGCATCGGCCTGCTTGCGCCCGACCTCACCGCGCCCGGCGCGCCGGTCGCCGAGGTGTCGGATGACGGCACCGCGCTGACCGGCACGGGCGAGCCCGGCGCGCTGGTTCGCGTGACCGATGCCCTGGGTAACCTCATCGCCACGGGCATTGTCGGCGCCGACGGCAGCTTCAGCATCCCGCTGACGCCGGCCCAGGCCAATGGCGAGACGCTGACCGTGGTTCAGGTCGATGCCGGCGGCAACGCCTCGCCCTCGACCAGCGTGACCGCGCCCGACATCACCGCCCCCGCCGCCCCCACTGCCGACGTCAGCGATGATGGCACGGTGGCGACCGGCCGCGGCGAACCCGGCGCGACCGTCACCGTCACCGACGCCGCCGGGAACGTCATCGCGACCGCACCCGTCGCGGCGGATGGCAGCTACAGCGTCCCGCTCGCGCCGCCGCTGCTCAATGGCGAGATCGTCACCGTCGTCCAGACCGACGTCGCGGGCAACGACTCGCCCGCCACCTCGGTCACCGCGCCCGACGAGACCGCGCCCGAGGCGCCCGTTGCGACGATCACCGACGACGGCACCGCGCTGACCGGCACTGGCGAGCCCGGCGCCACCGTCACCGTCACCGATCCGGCGGGCAACACCGTCGCGACCGGCACGGTGGGCGCCGACGGCAGCTTCACGCTGCCGCTCCAGCCGCCGCTGGCGAATGGCGAGACGGTGACCGTGGTACAGACCGATGCGGGCGGCAACGCCTCACCCACGACCAGCGTCACCGCGCCCGACATCACCGCCCCGGCCGCGCCCAGCGCCGAGGTCGCCGACGACGGCACCGCGGTCACCGGCACCGGCGAGCCCGGCGCGACGGTCACCGTGCGCGACGCGGAAGGCAACGTCATCGCCACCGCCCCGGTCGCGACCGACGGCAGCTACAGCGTCCCGCTCGTCCCGCCGCTGCTCAACGGCGAGACCGTCACCGTCGTCCAGACCGATCCGGCCGGCAACGACTCGCCCGGCGTCGATGCGACCGCGCCCGACGAGACCGCGCCGGCGGCACCCGCCGCCGAGATCTCGGAGGATGGCGGCACCATCACCGGCACCGGCGAACCCGGCGCGACCGTGACGGTCCGGGCGGGCGATACCGTGCTCGGCACCGCGACCGTCGCGGCCGACGGCAGCTACAGCGTGCCCCTGACCCCGCCGCAGATCGACGGCCAGGACCTGACCGTGACCCAGGCGGATGCCGCGGGCAACGTGTCGCCCGGAACGCCGGTCGAGGCGCCCGACTATAACGGGCCGCCCGCACCGACCGCGGAGGTGTCCGACGACGGCGCGCTGGTGACGGGTACCGGCACCGCCGGGTCGACGATCACCGTCATCGACGTCGACGGCACCGTGCTCGGCACGGGCCCCGTCGCCGCGGATGGCAGCTTCTCGATCCAGCTGACGCCGCCGCAGATCGAGGGCGACCTGCTCACCGTCCGCCAGGCCGACAGCGCCGGCAACCAGTCGCCGCCGGTCAGCGTCCTCTCCCCCGACCTGACCGCGCCGGAGGCGCCGACGGCGACCGTGTCCGATGATGGCCTGACCGTCACCGGCACGGGTGAAGCAGGCGCGACGATCGAGGTGCGCGCGCCCGACGGCTCGTCGCTGGGCACGACCACTGTCCTCGCCGACGGCAGCTACAGCGTCACGCTGACGACGCCTCAGCTCGCCAGCCAGGTGCTGACGGTCGATCAGACCGACCCGGCGGGCAACACCTCGCCTTCGGTCAACGCGACCGCGCCGGACCTGACGGCGCCGGAAGCGCCGACGGCGACCGTGTCCGACGACGGCCTGACCGTCACCGGCACCGGCGAGGCGGGCGCGACGATCGAGGTGCGGGCAGCGGACGGCTCGCCGCTCGGGACGACCACTGTGCTGGCGGACGGCAGCTACAGCGTCACGCTGACGACGCCGCAGCTCGACAGCCAGGTACTGACGGTCGACCAGACCGATCCGGCGGGCAACACCTCGCCGTCGGTCAACGCGACCGCACCGGACCTCACCGCACCCGAAGCACCCATCGCCACCGTGTCGCCCGACGGCCTGACCGTCACCGGCACCGGCGAGGCGGGCGCGACGATCGAGGTGCGCGCGCCGGACGGCTCGTCGCTCGGCATGGCGACCGTGCTCGCCAACGGCACCTACACCGTCACGCTGACGACGCCGCAGCTCGCCAGCCAGGTGCTGACGGTCGACCAGACCGATCCGGCGGGCAATACCTCGCCTTCGGTCACGACGACCGCGCCGGACCTGACGGCACCGGAGGCACCGACCGCTACCGTGTCGCCCGATGGTCTAACCGTAACCGGCACCGGCGAAGCAGGCGCGACGATCGAGGTGCGCGCGCCGGACGGCTCGCCGCTCGGCACGACCACTGTGCTGGCGGACGGCAGCTACAGCGTCACGCTGACGACGCCGCAGCTCGCCAGCCAGGTGCTCACGGTCGATCAGACCGATACCGCAGGCAACACCTCGCCCTCGGTCAACACGACCGCTCCGGACCTGACTGCGCCCGAAGCGCCCACCGCCACCGTGTCGCCGGACGGCCTGACCGTCACCGGCACCGGCGAGGCTGGCGCGACGATTGAGGTGCGCGCGCCGGACGGCTCGCCGCTCGGCACGACCACCGTGCTGGCCGACGGTAGCTACAGCGTCACGCTGACGACGCCGCAGCTCGCCAGCCAGGTGCTGACGGTCGATCAGACCGACCCGGCGGGCAACACCTCGCCTTCGGTCACGACGACGGCACCCGACCTGACGGCGCCGGAGGCACCGACCGCTACCGTGTCGCCTGACGGCCTGACTGTCACCGGCACGGGTGAGGCCGGCGCCACCATCGAGGTACGCGACCCGGCCGGCACGGTCGTCGCCACCACCGTGGTGCTCGGCGACGGCAGCTACAGCGCGGCGCTCAATCCGCCCCAGGACAATGGCGGGGTGCTGAGCGTCACGCAGGAAGATGCCGCGGGCAATGTCTCGCCGGAGGTCGACGTCCCTGCTCCCGACATCACCGCGCCTGCCGCCCCCACCGACCTTGCGGTCGAGGCGGACGGCACGACGCTGACCGGGCGCGGTGAGGCGGGCGCCTCGGTGGAGGTCACCGATGCCAGCGGCGACGTGATCGGCATCGGCACGGTCAATCCCGACGGCAGCTTCTCGGTCGAGCTCGTCCCGCCGCAGACCGGCGGCGACAACCTCAACGTCGTCCTGATCGACGGGGCGGGCAACGACTCGCTGCCCGGCATCGTGTCCGCGCCGATCGACATCGATGCGTTCGACAATGTCAATAGCGTCCAGCTCGACGTGTCGCCGACCAGCACGCCGGTGGAGCTTGGCGCCGCCAACTATACGGTGCTGCTGTCGCTCGGCCTGATTGACCTGTCGGCGCAGGTGCTGGCGGTCCCGACCGTCAACTTCAGCGTCGCCACGGGCCACACGCTCGATGCCAGCTTCACCTATGACGCGGTGGCGAGCATCGGCGTGGCGAGCAACTACCGCGTCGTCGTTCAGCGGCTCGAGGGCGGCCAGTGGGTCTCGCTCGAAGGCACACCCGGCGGATCGCTGCTCGAACTCGGCGTGCTGGCGGGCGACCTCAACGCCACCGCCGACCTCGGGCCGGGCCAGTATCGCGCCTTCGTCGCCTTCCAGGGTGTCGCCGGCCTCGGCCTGCTCGGCGCCCTGGAGGTGTCGGGGATCGACAACGACTTCACCCGGCCGATCGTCGACCCTGAGACGGCGACGGGCAATGTCGTCACCGATCCCGGCCCGGGCGGCGAAGTCGACATCGTCGGCGCCGCCACCGTGGTCGAGAGCGTCACGGTGGGCGGCGTCACCACCGCCGTCGCGGCGGGCGGGACCAGCGTTCGCGGCACCTATGGCACGCTGACGATCAATCCCGACGGCAGCTACAGCTATGTGCCGGATGCGAGTGCCGCCGGCATCGGCCGGAGCGACAGCTTCACCTACACGCTGCTCGACCCGACCGACAACGAGCGCGAAAGCGCGAACCTGACGATCAACATCGGCAGCGACGATGTCGCGGCGCCGGTGGCGACCAACGATCAGGCGAGCGTCACCGCATCGTACGACTATCTCGTCACCACGCCCACGGCGGTCGCGGGCGTCTTCTTCGACACGCCGGGCACGCTCGCCCTGCCGGTCACGCGGTCGCAAACCGGCACCTTTACCGTGGCGGCGAACGACCAGTCCGACGTGACGATCAGCGCGATCCGCGGCGGCAACGTCGCCCTGCTGCCCAGCTACACCATCACCGTCCGCGATGCGGCCGGCGTGGAAGTGGGCCGCGTGACGGGACTGGCGGTCGTCGGTCCGCTGAGTACGGGCCTGTCGCTGACGGTTCCGGACCTGGATCCCGGTACCTACAGCTACACGATCAGCAGCACCAATATCGCTGGCACGGGCTATACGACGACGTCGCAAATCAGCCAGACGATCACCAATCTCGACCAGTTCGACTTCGACAGCGCGACGACGGCGACGGGCAACATCCTCGCCAACGATGTCGATGGCGGCGCTTTCGCATCGCTTCGGATCGAGAGCGGGACGGGCTTCACCCCCGTGGGCAATGCGACAGTGAAGGTCGATGGCGACTATGGCCGGCTCTTCATCGATGCCGATGGCGATTACCGCTACGTCGTCGATGCGGACCTCGCTTACGCCCCCGGGCCGCGGGTGGACAGCTTCACCTATGAGATCGTCCAGCCCGGCGGGCAGACGGCGACGGCGACGCTGGACATCACCATCGCCTCGGCGACCCCCGCGACCGCACCCGCACTGACCGCGGAGTTCGGGATCTTGGAGGAGCAAGGTGAGCTGGAGACGGTCCTTGCCCGCTACCTCGACGAGCAGGGGACGCAGGAAGGTCAAGGCCTCCATCCGGATGCGCCTGCGCCAGAACCGGCCGCGATTGTCCACGATCCTGTCGACCCATTTGCTTACATAGATCAGCAAACGTACGAAGAGGATCGCCACCATCTTGGTCCGGTTTGA